A region of the Mesoterricola sediminis genome:
AGGGCCTTGCCATGAACTCCAGCCTCGACAGGACCGCCCACCCCGGCGTAGGGTAGGAAGTCTATGGCCAAGAAGACTTTTGCCCGACGAGGCCTGCGCACGAGCCGTCCCGACGCGGAGCAGTTCCTCACGGTCATGTTCGTCTTCGCCCACCGGACCTTCCGGTGGAGCCTCGAGCGGCGCATCCTCATGCGCATTCTCGCCACGGTCGGGGTCATCTGGGTGGTGGCCATGACCGGGAGCGCCTACGGCCTCTGGGCCACCAAGAAGCTCATGAGCTTCAGCAGCCTCCAGCGCGAGACCTACGCGCAGAAGGAGCAGCTCAAGGAGACCCTGAACCAGGCCCACGCCCTGGACGGGGAGCTCCAGACCCTCCGGCAGCAGATGTCGGACCTCCTGCGCCTCCTGGATCCCAAGAACCCCGCCCCCGCCCTGCCCCCCTCCCCCGGCAGCACCCCCCCGCCCCCCGCGGACAGCCGGAAGGTGAGCGAGCTCCGGGGCCAGCTTGAGCGGGCGTCCGCTCAGGCCCACCTGCTCCGGGCCCGCATGGACCCCATCATCGACCGCTGGAACCACACCCCCAGCATCCCCCCGACCGCTGGCTACCTCAGTTCGGGGTTCGGCATCCGCCTCAGCCCCTTCTCCCGGGCCAACGAGGAGGGCGACAGCCTGCTCGGTTATCACTCGGGCTTCGACATCACCAACGCCGAGGGCACTCCCATCCAGGCCACCGCCGACGGCGAGGTGGTCGAGGCCGGCTGGATGGACCGCTACGGCAATGGCGTCGTCCTGGCCCACACGGACCGCGTCGAGACCCTCTACGCCCACATGAGCCGCCTGCGGGTGAAAACGGGACAGAAGGTCTCCCGAGGCGATATCCTGGGGTACATGGGTCGCACGGGCAAGGCCACGGGCGTCCATCTCCACTACGAAGTCCGGCTCAACGGCAGACCCGTGAATCCCCAGCCCTACATGCGCCTCCAGCGCGAATGGCTCAAGGGCCTGCGATGAAGGAGGAGCCCCCAGATGTTCAGCAACAAGAAGCGCCCTGAGCCCGCCACGGCCGTCCACACCCTGCTGGGCAAGGGCACGCT
Encoded here:
- a CDS encoding M23 family metallopeptidase, which produces MAKKTFARRGLRTSRPDAEQFLTVMFVFAHRTFRWSLERRILMRILATVGVIWVVAMTGSAYGLWATKKLMSFSSLQRETYAQKEQLKETLNQAHALDGELQTLRQQMSDLLRLLDPKNPAPALPPSPGSTPPPPADSRKVSELRGQLERASAQAHLLRARMDPIIDRWNHTPSIPPTAGYLSSGFGIRLSPFSRANEEGDSLLGYHSGFDITNAEGTPIQATADGEVVEAGWMDRYGNGVVLAHTDRVETLYAHMSRLRVKTGQKVSRGDILGYMGRTGKATGVHLHYEVRLNGRPVNPQPYMRLQREWLKGLR